aagaaagagctctTCCCAAAAAAGGGGGCAGGAGCCTGAACGTTTTTCGCGTTCCCTGTAGCGTAAGAGGAGTTCTCTGAGTCCGAGGCAGCCACTTCCTTTTCTCCGAAAAGACAGCCCAAGCAGGCTGTGTCTCTAGCGTCCGCAGGGTACAGGAACCTTGGTAGAGACCAGATGGGTGGTTTCGTCAGTCCTCTCCTTGGAGCTCAGCGTCCTCGCAGCCCTGGCACTCGGCAGAGAGGGAGGGGACGGTCAAAGAGTGCGTGGGAACACAGTCCATTCCGCGCGACCGCAGCTCTCACACCCCCGAGGCGCCAGCCTTTTTGAAAATTCGTAACGTTTTGCTTTGTGTGCCAGGCTGCGGGCGGAATAGAAAACGCGCCGAACTCAATCCCGAGATCCCGGCCGCTCACACCAGACGGGAGGTGAATTGGGTAGGGAGATCGGATACCTGAATAAAGACCCCAGGGAAGTGTTTCTAGGGGACAGAGTCAAAGAATCTCTTTCCCCAAGAGGAGGTTTGACGTGGCTGAGACCAAAACCTATGCACTGACAGCTCCCCAGGCCTAAAATCCACAGAAAACGGTCTAAAATCAGTCAATCGAACTTGGTTTAAGGTAACACAGACATCGTCACGCACACATTTGCATGTAGTCTTTTATAAGCAAAAACAGCCTCTGGGCAACGAGCAAGAGTTACACTCAGATATTTCTGAACAGAAAGATTTTTGCGCAACCCACGCACACCGGCCCCCCCATTATCAACACACCTCACACCTTCAGCTATGTGTGGTGGAGTGGAAGGCAAACGAGTTCGCAAATACTGTAGGTGCGATGTAGTTGCAATCTTTCATCCCGAAAATAGTCATTAACACGTCGAGCCGCACGTTTAATACAGGGTAATCTCTTCTCTCGCAGATGCTCAATTTCTAAATAAAAGCGCAGTAACTACCCCTTCCCACAAAACGTGCCTCCGCCCGCTGAGGGTGTTTTTGGGTACAAGGTTCCGCCGCGCGAGGAGCCACAAACTTTCCCAAAAGCCCAGACATTTACTACCGCACGCGAGCCACGGGGCTCCGGGAGAGGAGCCGCGGCGAGGCCGGGAACAGCTAAGGGACGCTGTTGTTTTGCTTCTTCCGCAGAAAGCTGCCCGCTGAAGAAGCCTCTAGAGGCGGCCGGAGACTGCAAGGCTGCCGAGGAGAGCGAGAGGCCGAAGCCGCGCAGCCGCCGGAAGCCCCGGGTCCTCTTCTCGCAAGCACAGGTCTTCGAGCTGGAACGCAGGTTCAAGCAGCAGCGGTACCTGTCGGCGCCCGAGCGCGAGCACCTCGCCAGCAGCCTGAAGCTCACGTCCACGCAGGTGAAAATATGGTTCCAGAATCGCAGGTACAAGTGCAAGAGACAGCGGCAGGACAAGTCCCTGGAGCTGGGCGCGcacgcgccgccgccgccgccgcgccgcgtGGCTGTACCGGTGCTGGTGCGGGATGGCAAGCCGTGCGTCACGCCCGGCGCGCAGGCCTACGGCGCGCCCTACAGCGTGGGCGCCGGCGCCTACTCCTACAACAGCTTCCCTGCCTACGGCTATGGGAACTCGGCTGCCGcggccgcagccgccgccgccgccgccgcggccgccgcggcCTACAGCGGCAGCTACGGCTGTGCGTACCcggcaggcggcggcggcggcggggcctCCCCGGCCGCCACGGCCATGCAGCCTGCCTGCAGCGCGGCCGGAGGCGGCCCCTTTGTGAACGTGAACAACCTGGGAGGcttcggcggcggcggcggcgcacAGCCGCTGCACCAGGGTGCCGCAGCCGGGGCCGCGTGCGCGCAGGGCACCTTACAGGGCATCCGAGCCTGGTAGGGACTGGGCGGTTTACGTGGCGGGTGCCCCACCGCAGCCTGGCGCCGCAGAACTGAAGCGCGAGAAAAGCCGGATCCAAGGGCCAGGTCCCCTCGTTAAAAAAAATACACGCCTCGCTCCCCAGGGCTTCCAGATGGCAGCTCACTGAGGCCTGGGGAAGGGGGCTCAGGGACGAGGAGGATGCCCAGGTCCGGTCGCCAGGACTGTCTCTGAGGCAGAAACGTGGGCTGGGCGCCGGGGAGGCCGATGGCTCCGGCAGTGCGGGAAGCTGGGACTCCGGCTTCCCAGAGGAACAAGGGCTTCTCTTCCCGGCCTTTCCGCGGCCTCCGCGAAGCGTTAGCGGGGAACccaaggaccaaaaaaaaaaaaaagcatgaaggAGAGAAAAACGGGGGTGAGAAGGCTCAGACCGTACCGATGCTCTGACGCCTTTGAGGGCCCGGAGCACCACATCGCAGTCGACTGCCCTCTCTCAACCGCTTCTCCTTCGCAGGGTATCTCGGCTCAGAGCCCCGGATTGTCGGGGTACGCAGGACTGTGCAAGGAAAAGCAGCCGAGTGAGAtcggaggtggggaggggggcgtTGAACAAATCCGGGACCTGGTGGCCTACTGGAGGTGCCACCGGGTTTCCTTTCTGTTTCGTATTCTGTATTCAGCACAT
Above is a genomic segment from Cynocephalus volans isolate mCynVol1 chromosome 7, mCynVol1.pri, whole genome shotgun sequence containing:
- the NKX2-3 gene encoding homeobox protein Nkx-2.3, coding for MMLPSPVTSTPFSVKDILNLEQQQHFHGAHLQADLEHHFHAAPCMLAAAEGTQFSDGGEEDEEEEGEKLSYLNSLAAADGRGDSGICPQSYVHTVLRDSCSGPKEREEEPEVVRDRSQKSCPLKKPLEAAGDCKAAEESERPKPRSRRKPRVLFSQAQVFELERRFKQQRYLSAPEREHLASSLKLTSTQVKIWFQNRRYKCKRQRQDKSLELGAHAPPPPPRRVAVPVLVRDGKPCVTPGAQAYGAPYSVGAGAYSYNSFPAYGYGNSAAAAAAAAAAAAAAAAYSGSYGCAYPAGGGGGGASPAATAMQPACSAAGGGPFVNVNNLGGFGGGGGAQPLHQGAAAGAACAQGTLQGIRAW